From Deltaproteobacteria bacterium, one genomic window encodes:
- the raiA gene encoding ribosome-associated translation inhibitor RaiA has product MKFSVTFRHTEPTDAIKEYAEQKLGKVKKYLNEPIDVNVVLSVEKFRHIAEASLTADRQTITCHEETQDMYSAIDGLADKLEVQVKKAKGRMHSRRVAVAETEAETD; this is encoded by the coding sequence ATGAAATTTTCGGTGACTTTTCGGCACACGGAACCCACGGACGCGATCAAGGAGTATGCCGAACAGAAGCTCGGCAAAGTGAAAAAGTACCTCAACGAACCCATCGACGTGAACGTCGTCCTCAGCGTGGAAAAATTCCGGCACATCGCCGAGGCGTCGCTCACGGCCGACCGCCAGACGATCACCTGCCACGAGGAAACGCAGGACATGTACAGCGCGATCGACGGGCTCGCCGACAAGCTGGAAGTTCAGGTCAAGAAGGCGAAGGGCCGGATGCATTCGCGTCGCGTCGCGGTCGCGGAAACCGAGGCGGAAACCGACTGA
- a CDS encoding PTS sugar transporter subunit IIA, whose translation MRIVEYLSPGVIAPSLAAGDRRDVLRELVELAGRQDPDLDPAEAFRALWERERLGSTGVGDGVAIPHAKVPGLRRILAAFGRSVAGIEFESIDERPAHLFFAILAPDNSVGAHLSLLARISRVCQTPGETERLMAAVDATEIRRIIDLADQNE comes from the coding sequence ATGCGGATCGTGGAATATCTCTCACCGGGAGTGATCGCGCCGAGCCTCGCGGCCGGGGATCGTCGGGACGTCTTGCGCGAACTCGTGGAACTCGCCGGACGACAGGACCCTGACCTCGATCCGGCCGAGGCGTTTCGCGCGCTTTGGGAACGCGAACGTCTCGGCAGCACGGGTGTCGGCGATGGCGTGGCGATCCCGCACGCCAAGGTGCCGGGCCTGCGACGTATTCTCGCGGCGTTCGGCCGTTCGGTCGCCGGGATCGAGTTCGAGAGCATCGACGAGCGTCCCGCGCATTTGTTCTTTGCAATTCTGGCCCCGGACAATTCGGTCGGCGCGCACCTGTCGCTGCTGGCGCGCATCAGCAGGGTTTGTCAGACGCCGGGCGAGACCGAACGACTCATGGCGGCGGTTGACGCGACGGAGATTCGGCGCATCATCGACCTCGCCGATCAGAACGAGTGA
- the hprK gene encoding HPr(Ser) kinase/phosphatase, giving the protein MLEHEQDNLEMTLITGQGGLDNKIYVPHIQKPGLAMAGYTKHVVNHRMQVFGKTEISYLHDQKPAAARKILTAFFEKGVCCCVVTRFQKVPEVFVELAESSKTPVLRTRLTTQEFINRATRFLESRFARRTTMHGVLVDVFGVGVLMLGKSAIGKSECALDLILKGHRLVADDIVELARGGPDSINGRGPQITKYLMEIRGLGIINIKEMFGIGAIRDKKKVHLVVRLVEWNENTEYDRVGLDDQFYQILGVELPMVTIPVRPGRNLTAIVEVAARNHLLKLEGYHAAKEFQDGLLAKIAGQEEKVSDDDVLEEAE; this is encoded by the coding sequence ATGCTGGAGCACGAGCAGGACAACCTCGAGATGACGCTCATCACCGGGCAGGGCGGACTCGACAACAAGATCTACGTCCCGCACATCCAGAAGCCCGGCCTCGCCATGGCGGGGTACACCAAACACGTCGTCAACCACCGGATGCAGGTCTTCGGCAAGACCGAGATCAGCTATCTGCACGACCAGAAGCCCGCCGCGGCCCGCAAGATCCTCACCGCGTTTTTCGAAAAGGGCGTTTGTTGCTGCGTCGTGACGCGGTTTCAGAAAGTCCCCGAAGTCTTCGTGGAGCTGGCCGAATCGTCGAAAACGCCGGTGCTCAGGACGCGCTTGACCACGCAGGAGTTCATCAATCGCGCGACGCGGTTTCTCGAATCGCGGTTCGCGCGGCGCACCACCATGCACGGCGTGCTCGTCGATGTCTTCGGCGTCGGCGTGCTCATGCTCGGCAAGAGCGCCATCGGCAAGAGTGAATGCGCCCTCGATCTCATCCTCAAGGGCCATCGCCTCGTCGCCGACGACATTGTCGAGCTCGCCCGCGGCGGACCCGATTCCATCAACGGGCGCGGCCCCCAGATCACCAAGTACCTCATGGAGATCCGCGGCCTCGGCATCATCAACATCAAGGAGATGTTCGGCATCGGGGCGATTCGCGACAAGAAGAAGGTGCACCTGGTGGTGCGTCTCGTGGAGTGGAACGAAAACACCGAGTACGACCGCGTCGGCCTCGACGACCAGTTCTACCAGATCCTCGGCGTCGAGCTGCCGATGGTGACGATTCCCGTCCGTCCGGGCCGCAACCTCACCGCCATCGTGGAGGTCGCCGCGCGCAACCACCTGCTCAAGCTCGAAGGCTATCACGCGGCCAAGGAGTTTCAGGACGGATTGCTCGCGAAAATCGCGGGGCAGGAGGAGAAGGTCTCCGACGACGACGTGCTCGAGGAAGCGGAATGA
- the rapZ gene encoding RNase adapter RapZ, whose product MKDVSILILTGMSGSGKSIAIKALEDIGYFCIDNMPIALLPKLLELSDTASEYTRYALVMDSRAANFTDEYDQIRKSSIDAGYPIHTVFLDASDESLVRRFSETRRPHPLDATGDLMEAIQNERERLAHLRAAADDVIDTSSLSVHDLRRDLQERFGPSGDKFPLRITFKSFGYKFGVPTDANLMFDVRFLPNPYFVPDLKPFTGRDEKVAEYVLNQDVTKRFVDTVAEFLRFLLPYYEKEGKHYLTVAIGCTGGAHRSVAIVEHLAKTFRTGKHQSTVVHRDLKRYQEP is encoded by the coding sequence ATGAAAGACGTCTCGATCCTCATTCTGACCGGCATGTCGGGGTCGGGGAAAAGCATCGCGATCAAAGCGCTCGAGGACATCGGTTATTTCTGCATCGACAACATGCCGATCGCCCTATTGCCCAAGCTGCTGGAGCTTTCGGACACGGCGTCGGAATACACCCGCTATGCCCTGGTCATGGACAGCCGCGCGGCGAACTTCACGGACGAGTACGACCAGATCCGCAAGTCCTCGATCGACGCGGGCTATCCCATCCACACGGTTTTTCTCGACGCGTCGGACGAGAGCCTCGTGAGACGGTTCTCCGAGACGCGTCGCCCGCATCCGCTCGACGCGACGGGCGACCTGATGGAGGCGATCCAGAACGAACGCGAGCGCCTCGCGCATCTGCGCGCCGCGGCCGACGACGTGATCGACACGTCGAGCCTGTCGGTGCACGATCTGCGCCGCGACCTGCAGGAGCGATTCGGACCCTCGGGCGACAAGTTTCCCCTGCGCATCACGTTTAAGAGCTTCGGCTACAAGTTCGGCGTGCCGACCGACGCCAACCTGATGTTCGACGTGCGCTTCCTGCCCAACCCCTACTTTGTTCCCGACCTCAAACCGTTCACCGGACGTGACGAAAAGGTCGCGGAATACGTCCTGAATCAGGACGTCACGAAACGTTTCGTCGACACCGTCGCCGAGTTCCTGCGCTTCCTGTTGCCGTATTATGAGAAAGAAGGTAAGCACTACCTCACCGTCGCCATCGGCTGCACCGGGGGAGCCCACCGTTCCGTCGCGATCGTCGAACATCTGGCGAAGACCTTTCGGACGGGGAAACACCAGTCCACCGTGGTTCACCGGGATCTCAAACGATATCAGGAGCCCTGA
- a CDS encoding PTS fructose transporter subunit IIA, whose protein sequence is MVGMVVVAHGMLAQEIIKTTSTIEGRPVERAIAVEIDALEDPSAVAKRIDHAVRAVDDGDGVLILTDMFGGTPSNVALSLLAEGRIEVVSGLNLPMMMYLAHHRDGLSLAELARSIIEVGREHISLASEFLSDGAR, encoded by the coding sequence ATGGTCGGCATGGTTGTTGTGGCCCACGGAATGTTGGCCCAGGAAATCATCAAGACGACGAGCACGATCGAGGGCCGTCCCGTCGAACGCGCCATCGCCGTGGAAATCGACGCGCTGGAAGATCCGTCCGCGGTGGCCAAGCGCATCGACCACGCCGTTCGCGCGGTGGATGACGGCGACGGCGTCCTGATCCTGACGGACATGTTCGGCGGAACGCCGTCCAACGTCGCCCTGTCGCTGCTGGCCGAAGGGCGGATCGAGGTCGTGAGCGGCCTGAACCTGCCGATGATGATGTATCTGGCGCACCACCGCGACGGCCTTTCGCTCGCGGAATTGGCCCGCTCCATCATCGAAGTGGGTCGCGAACACATCTCGCTCGCCAGCGAGTTCCTGAGCGATGGCGCACGATAA
- a CDS encoding HPr family phosphocarrier protein, producing the protein MAHDKDPGLTVTRDVLVRNKQGIHLRPASKIVKAMARFECEIYLHKGDRAANAKSIMSVTTLIAPKNTVLTIRAVGPDAEEASAALETLFVEKFGEE; encoded by the coding sequence ATGGCGCACGATAAAGACCCCGGGCTCACGGTCACTCGCGACGTTTTGGTGCGCAACAAGCAGGGCATTCACCTGCGCCCCGCGTCGAAGATCGTCAAGGCAATGGCCCGCTTCGAGTGCGAGATCTACCTGCACAAGGGCGATCGCGCGGCGAACGCGAAGAGCATCATGAGCGTGACCACGTTGATCGCGCCGAAAAACACCGTGCTGACGATCCGCGCGGTGGGTCCGGATGCCGAGGAAGCGAGCGCCGCGCTCGAAACGCTGTTCGTCGAAAAGTTCGGAGAGGAGTGA
- the ptsP gene encoding phosphoenolpyruvate--protein phosphotransferase produces MSDSELVCRKFKGNVGAPGVIVGLAYCIDRAKLRVTMRLVLPELVLLEKSRVHDAIEKSRAQLEAALGRDLQEDHRLILEAHLAWLADEYMIQEVLRHIETDRINAEWAVKKLFDGLKATLAGESERTRIERTQLFDEVAQRLIRNLMGVQDESLDGVPPGVVIVSHNISPGDMAHIDRERVVGLATDLGGPTSHSSILARGMELPTVVGLEHITSHVKTGDVLILDAQDGLVFVHPSLELIDEYQEKIRKRAARTAELLEMKDLPCVTADGVAVGLQVNIDLPEEMRLATNVGIRDIGLFRTEFIFLAKGGPASEDEQYEIYSRLLREVGRDHYATIRTLDMGYDKVLPELNQPGESNPAMGLRAIRFCLQREDIFKDQLRAMLRASVHGNLRIMVPMISCLSELRRAKGILEEVRQELELEGREFSDDVRLGIMIEVPSAVIIADILAAEVDFFSIGTNDLIQYTMAIDRENENVAYLYSPIHQAILRMIKQTVDAAREARIEVSMCGEMAGDLQLTMLLIGLGVDNLSMSPAATLKVKDLVRRIDMGEARALAGRVLGMKTRREIIALVKDTMHTRFPVEFRDHSWTI; encoded by the coding sequence ATGAGCGACTCCGAGCTCGTCTGCCGGAAATTCAAGGGAAATGTCGGCGCGCCTGGCGTGATCGTCGGCCTCGCGTATTGCATCGACCGCGCGAAGCTGCGCGTCACGATGCGCCTCGTGCTCCCCGAGCTCGTCCTGCTCGAAAAATCCCGTGTCCACGACGCCATCGAAAAGAGCCGCGCCCAGCTCGAAGCCGCGCTCGGACGCGATCTGCAGGAGGATCACCGGCTGATCCTCGAGGCGCACCTGGCCTGGCTCGCCGACGAGTACATGATCCAGGAAGTGCTCCGGCACATCGAAACCGACCGCATCAACGCCGAATGGGCCGTCAAGAAGCTCTTCGACGGGCTCAAGGCCACGCTCGCGGGCGAATCCGAACGCACGCGCATCGAGCGCACGCAGCTCTTCGACGAGGTCGCCCAACGCCTGATCCGCAACCTGATGGGCGTGCAGGACGAGAGCCTGGACGGCGTGCCTCCGGGCGTCGTCATCGTCTCGCACAACATCTCGCCCGGCGACATGGCCCATATCGACCGCGAGCGCGTGGTCGGGCTCGCGACCGATCTGGGCGGCCCGACGAGCCATTCGTCGATTCTCGCGCGCGGGATGGAACTGCCGACGGTGGTCGGCCTCGAGCACATCACGTCGCACGTCAAGACGGGCGATGTGCTGATCCTCGACGCGCAGGACGGCCTCGTCTTCGTCCACCCGAGCCTCGAACTCATCGACGAATACCAAGAGAAGATCCGCAAGCGCGCAGCCCGCACGGCCGAGCTGCTGGAAATGAAGGACCTGCCGTGCGTCACCGCGGACGGCGTCGCCGTCGGATTGCAGGTCAACATCGACCTTCCCGAGGAAATGCGCCTCGCGACGAACGTCGGCATCCGCGACATCGGCCTGTTCCGCACGGAATTCATTTTCCTCGCCAAGGGCGGTCCCGCCAGCGAGGACGAGCAGTACGAAATCTACTCGCGACTTCTGCGGGAGGTCGGCCGCGACCACTACGCCACCATCCGTACGCTGGACATGGGTTACGACAAGGTGCTGCCCGAGTTGAACCAGCCGGGCGAATCGAATCCCGCCATGGGACTGCGCGCGATCCGGTTCTGCCTGCAACGCGAGGACATCTTCAAGGATCAGCTCCGCGCCATGCTGCGCGCGTCGGTGCACGGCAACCTTCGAATCATGGTCCCGATGATCTCGTGCCTGTCCGAACTGCGGCGCGCGAAGGGGATTCTGGAGGAAGTGCGTCAGGAGCTCGAACTCGAAGGGCGCGAGTTTTCCGATGACGTACGCCTGGGGATCATGATCGAGGTGCCCAGCGCCGTCATCATCGCGGACATCCTCGCGGCCGAGGTCGATTTCTTCAGCATCGGAACGAACGACTTGATCCAATACACCATGGCCATCGACCGCGAGAACGAAAACGTCGCTTATCTCTACAGCCCCATCCACCAGGCGATTCTGCGAATGATCAAGCAGACGGTGGACGCGGCGCGCGAGGCCCGGATCGAGGTCTCGATGTGCGGCGAAATGGCCGGCGACCTGCAGCTCACCATGCTGCTCATCGGCCTCGGAGTGGACAACCTTTCCATGAGCCCCGCGGCGACCCTGAAGGTCAAGGACCTCGTCCGGCGCA